In the Bacillota bacterium genome, CGAGGGCGGCCGCCGCACCCGCCGGTACCGGGCGCCCTCCGGGGCGGGGCGACCCGCTGGACGACCGCCAGGAGCGGGAAGCGGGCAGGCGGGGTGAAGGACTCGCACCCCTACTGCGCCGTCATCCCCCCGTCGATGGCCAGCACCTGGCCGGTCACGTAGGCGGCCGCGTCCGAGGCGAAGAAGAGGACCGCGCCCACCACGTCCTCCTCGCGCCCCAGCCGGCCCATGGGGATGGCGCGGAGGATCGCCTCGCGGTGGAGCTCGATGTTGCCCTCGGCCAGCCGCGTCGGGATGAATCCCGGCGCGATGGCGTTGACCGTCACGCCCGAGGCCGCCCACTTGACCGCCAGGTCGCGCGTCAGCGCGATCAGCCCGCCCTTGGAGGCCGTGTAGCCGCTCGCCTCCAGCACCGAGGCCGGGGCGCCCACCAGCCCCGCCACCGAGGCGACGTTGATCACCCGCCCGCGGCCCGAGGCCTTCAGCGCCTCCGCCGCCGCCTGGCAGAGGAGGAAGGGCCCGGTCAGGTTGACCTCCAGCACCTCGCGCCACTTCTCCGGCGGCATGCTCTCCAGCGGGGCGCCCCAGGAGCGGCCGGCGTTGTTGACGAGGACGTCGAGGCGCCCGAAGCGCTCGAGCGCCCGCGCCACCATCGCCCGCGCCTGCCCGGCGTCGCTCACGTCCCCCAGGAAGCCCTCCACCTCGAGCCCCTCCCGCCGCGCCTCCTCCACCGCGGGCTCCAGCCACTCCCGGCGCCGCGCGCTGACCAGCACCCGCGCCCCCGCCGCCGCCAGCCCGCGCGCGATGGCCAGCCCCAGGCCGCGCGACCCCCCGGTCACCAGCGCGGCCGCTCAGGTCGAAGGGATTCCTCTCGAAGTGGAAGCTCACGGTCGGGATGCCTCCTTGTCGCCACGCCGGGATGGCGCGGGCCCTCCATGTCGATGCAGCTGGGTTCGCAGGTCACCGGGCGGGCTCCTCTCGGCCATCGGGCCAGCCGCGACGGTCCGGACATCTCCTCTCCGAAGAACCCCGGGGTTCCCGGCGTCCTGTGGGGAGCCGATGCGGCATCGGGCTGGGCACCGATTGTCGCAACCTCGGCAGATACAGTTGGATTTCAGCAGAGGGTTCGAGCGACTCCGAGCGGGGGGGTCACGATGGCCGGGACATGGGTCACGGGATCGCCCGAGACCCGCGAGGCGCCACTCATGCTCTTCACCCTGACCACCCAGTTGGGGCTCGGCTTCCTGCCGGTGGCGGTCTTCATGCAAGGGTCGGACGCCACCGCGACCGGCCGCCCCGTCCTGAACCACGCCGCCCCTTCGGCTCTCCTGATCGGTCTGGCGCTCGGACTGGTGGCCTTCGGCCTCCTCGCCTCCGTGCTCCACCTGGCGCGGCCGTGGCGAAGCCCCCTGGCGCTCTGCAACCTGCGGCGCTCCTGGCTCAGCCGCGAGGTCCTCCTCACCAGCGCGGCCGCGGGCGGTCTGCTGCTGGCGGCTCTCGCCCCACAAGCTCCTTCCGGGGGCTCCGCGGTGTCTACGGTGGTTGTCGCCGCCGATCTGGTCGCGCTCGCTCTGGCGGCAGCGGCGGTCTACAGCCAGGCCCGGTGTTACCGGGTCTTGGGGCGACCGGCCTGGAGGCGGAGCCCGACGTTGGAGCGCTTCCTGACGGTCGGACTGGGGGTGGGGCCCCTGCTGGCGGCCGCGGTCGCCGGCCTGGCGGCGGGAGGTGGCCGGGCCCACGCGGCTGCGGTCTTCGCCTATGCGCTCTACCTGTCCACCCTCGCGCTCCAGTGGGAGCGCGGCCGGCGGCAGGGTTGGGTTCCGCGGCAGGAGGTGGCGATCGGTCATCTCTTCGCCCTGCTGGCCGGCCTGGCGGCGCTGGCCCTGGGCGGGCTGGGGATGCCGGGCGCCGCCTGGGTCTTGCTGCTGGCCGCCGCCGCTGCCACGGCCGCGGCCACCGTGGACCGCTGGCACTTCTATTTCCGGGAGTCGGTGAGGGCTCGGGCGCTCCCGCCGCTCTCCCGCCGTGCCGTCTCCGCCGATCCCCGCGGAGCCGGCCTGCTCTGCCGCGGACTGGATCGCGACTGAGGAAGCAAGGGGGGATGACAGTGGCTGTCGTGGAGAAGGAGAGGCCCGGCGGTGCGGTCGAGGTGGTGCGCACGGTCTGCGGGCGGTGCCACAACGCCTGCTCCATGGAGGTGACGGTCCGGGACGGCCGGATCGTCCGCATCCGCGGCGTCAAGAGCGACCCGAGGACGGCCGGCAGCCTGTGCGCCAAGGGGCTGGCCGGCGCCCAGTACGTCGAGTCGCCCGCTCGCCTGTTGCGGCCGGTGCGGCGGAGCGGACCGCGGGGAAGCGGGAAGTGGGCGGAGACGAGTTGGGACGAGG is a window encoding:
- a CDS encoding dimethyl sulfoxide reductase anchor subunit — its product is MAGTWVTGSPETREAPLMLFTLTTQLGLGFLPVAVFMQGSDATATGRPVLNHAAPSALLIGLALGLVAFGLLASVLHLARPWRSPLALCNLRRSWLSREVLLTSAAAGGLLLAALAPQAPSGGSAVSTVVVAADLVALALAAAAVYSQARCYRVLGRPAWRRSPTLERFLTVGLGVGPLLAAAVAGLAAGGGRAHAAAVFAYALYLSTLALQWERGRRQGWVPRQEVAIGHLFALLAGLAALALGGLGMPGAAWVLLLAAAAATAAATVDRWHFYFRESVRARALPPLSRRAVSADPRGAGLLCRGLDRD
- the fabG gene encoding 3-oxoacyl-ACP reductase FabG, with amino-acid sequence MTGGSRGLGLAIARGLAAAGARVLVSARRREWLEPAVEEARREGLEVEGFLGDVSDAGQARAMVARALERFGRLDVLVNNAGRSWGAPLESMPPEKWREVLEVNLTGPFLLCQAAAEALKASGRGRVINVASVAGLVGAPASVLEASGYTASKGGLIALTRDLAVKWAASGVTVNAIAPGFIPTRLAEGNIELHREAILRAIPMGRLGREEDVVGAVLFFASDAAAYVTGQVLAIDGGMTAQ